A genomic region of Gemmatimonadaceae bacterium contains the following coding sequences:
- a CDS encoding PIN domain-containing protein — translation MSVSTAYELAVLLDTSAVIALHDPAEPRHAEARRFFVSSDHLLYCLDVTSHECFTRVRYASSYTKAREHFDFLRENTRVKLLRLEASDETNALRLLEKYAEHALSFHDALCAAVMLRLGIPNIFSLDDDFSILGFVVYPYPT, via the coding sequence GTGAGCGTCAGCACCGCGTATGAACTAGCGGTCCTGCTAGACACATCAGCAGTGATTGCATTGCATGATCCCGCCGAGCCTCGCCACGCAGAGGCTCGGCGGTTCTTCGTGTCGAGTGACCATCTGCTCTATTGTTTGGATGTCACATCACACGAATGCTTTACTCGCGTCCGATACGCCTCCTCGTACACGAAGGCCCGGGAGCACTTCGACTTTCTGCGCGAGAACACTCGCGTGAAACTGTTGCGCCTCGAAGCTTCGGACGAGACGAATGCGTTGCGCTTGCTTGAGAAGTATGCGGAGCACGCTCTCAGCTTTCACGACGCGCTTTGTGCGGCCGTGATGCTTCGGCTCGGAATTCCGAACATCTTCTCGCTAGACGACGACTTTAGCATCCTCGGTTTTGTGGTATACCCGTACCCGACATAG